In Candidatus Limnocylindrales bacterium, the DNA window CCTTATCCAGATCTAATTTCTTGATCACCTTTTCAATGATAGGGCGACTTAAAATTCCCTGGCGGATTGTACGTAACCGCTCCTGCATTTCCGAGGTTGTGGCTAAACCCCTTGTTAAGGGGTTAATAATTGAATCCCTTTCGATAAGGATCGTCATACTGGTTTGATAAGCCTCCGGGATAAAAAAACTTACTCCGGTAGCCAGGCAAAGTACTGAGAGAAAAGACCAGAAAAATAACCAGCGACGACGGGAAAGGATCGAAAGACCGTATTGAAGATAATATTGGAGGTTAAATTGTTCTAACTTATCCATATGCTTACCTCAATTAAAAAGATGAAAGCAAGTTGATTTAAAAAGTGTGTATAAGACCCTGGAGAAGAATATTTAACACCAGCAGTTAATTTAAAGATATAAAATCCATGGGTCAAAAGCAAATTATTTTGCGCCTTTCCCCAGCAAGACCACGCCTATGGTTTTTAGAATGATAACAAGATCTAGAAACAAAGACCGATTTTTTATATAAAACAGATCATACTGAAGTTTTTCTACGGCATCTTCCACAGAGGATCCGTAGTGGAAACTAACCTGGGCCCAACCGGTAAGCCCGGGTTTTACCGTTGAACGGACTGCATAGTAAGGGGTTTCTTTTCTGAGAATTTCTACAAAGTAGGCTCTTTCCGGTCTCGGTCCCACCAGGCTCATATCCCCTTTGAGAATGTTAAAGAGTTGGGGTAACTCATCAATCCGATACTTACGAATGAACTGGCCAATCCGGGTAATCCGCGGATCTTTATCGGTTGCCCAGACAGGGCCTGTGGTAGCTTCTGCTTCTTGAATCATAGAACGAAATTTATGAATGGTGAAAGATCGATCCCATTGTCCTACCCGTTCCTGGGAAAAGATGATAGGTCCGCGACTTTCCAATTTTATCAAAATGGCTACAATGAACATGAGCGGGGACGCCAGAATAAGCCCTAAAGTAGCCATCACGATGTCTAAACCTCGCTTGGAAGTCTCATTGAGTTTGGATTTTTTAAATCCATCGGAAAATATCAACCAGCCGGGTCGAAGTCCCTGAACCAGAATTTTACCGGTGAGCTGTTCGTAAAAATCTATGGAATCATAGATTTTCATACCCCGTAGCTTATAATCCAGTAGGGTTTCCATTGGAAAAAATTTTCTCCGTTCCGCCAAAGCCACCACGATCACATCCGGGGTCGTATTCTTGATAACCTGATTCAACTCGGTCAGGGTTCCCAGGGTAGGGGCCATCCAGGCGGTGTTAAATCGATTCCCCTTGATATCAGGCTTATTTTCCTGATCCGCATAACCCTGCATGGAGAATTC includes these proteins:
- a CDS encoding TIGR03013 family XrtA/PEP-CTERM system glycosyltransferase, encoding MKFQKIYTKNGFLILWLVNTLIPILSFYMAIWMRSKISSSPYVPKGSILQNAILFTLLSQYFFYLFDLYNFRIKLSTLSLYNFRVKLGTLSLILGISTSIIIALGILGVGYYFIPSLNQSKSLLALSGLFTIILISSWWLIYDKTIRVPQRILIVGSSEIGETIAREILSNPDMGYQLIGFVDEFSMQGYADQENKPDIKGNRFNTAWMAPTLGTLTELNQVIKNTTPDVIVVALAERRKFFPMETLLDYKLRGMKIYDSIDFYEQLTGKILVQGLRPGWLIFSDGFKKSKLNETSKRGLDIVMATLGLILASPLMFIVAILIKLESRGPIIFSQERVGQWDRSFTIHKFRSMIQEAEATTGPVWATDKDPRITRIGQFIRKYRIDELPQLFNILKGDMSLVGPRPERAYFVEILRKETPYYAVRSTVKPGLTGWAQVSFHYGSSVEDAVEKLQYDLFYIKNRSLFLDLVIILKTIGVVLLGKGAK